The Erigeron canadensis isolate Cc75 chromosome 4, C_canadensis_v1, whole genome shotgun sequence genome window below encodes:
- the LOC122596530 gene encoding pentatricopeptide repeat-containing protein DOT4, chloroplastic-like codes for MDMISSSTHFLNVLGNLNRPKSNYNSRIYALKLSEPALTHQLFDEMPHSNDSLVWNTFIQTHLRNADYHKAAMTYCEMLTRSVRPDRHTLPRMLSVCRLSGSLSLGRQFHGQAMKLGVCNDMYVTSGLIEMYGNLDGIDAAKWVVDNSERKMSCVAWTLLVKLYIKEKKPSLAIKLFNEMVKLGVEMDAVLVTTAISACVLERSLKDGRNVHQTARKHGLEMDVLVSNSLLKMYVECGSVKDARELFDQMASRDAISWTSIVQGYVKNGEINEGLKLFRKMILEDNIKPDVVAISSILPACARMAAHKNGREIHGYLIRNQIPMNLKVENALIDMYAKSGWLEYASMIFSRMNFKDIISWTVMILGYSLHGQGNIGIDLFQKIPTMDIDEIGYVTALYACCTSRLVEEGMHYFKCIKSPKLAHYALMVALLSRAGKFDEARVFIDEHGISRHTEVLRALIDGCRIHRNLTTGKRLIEKLCDLEPLIADNYIMISNYYAQYGKYDMVNMWKETIRDMDLKPKVAYSWIELRNKIHVFKTGDVSHPRSEGIYWELECLMKTFEREGLQWVPDFSFHDIDEERECIPIGHSELLAISFGLISTKSGAPVRVTKNLRVCHGCHEAAKYISKVVNREIILKDPNRFHHFKNGICSCQDFY; via the coding sequence ATGGATATGATTTCATCATCAACGCATTTTTTAAATGTCCTTGGAAATCTTAACAGACCCAAATCAAACTACAATTCAAGAATCTATGCATTGAAACTTAGTGAACCTGCATTGACCCACcaactgtttgatgaaatgcctcacTCAAATGATTCTTTAGTATGGAACACTTTTATTCAAACCCATTTAAGAAACGCCGATTACCACAAGGCGGCGATGACGTATTGTGAAATGTTAACGCGTAGTGTCCGTCCTGATAGGCACACTCTCCCTCGAATGTTATCGGTTTGTAGACTATCTGGTAGCTTGTCATTAGGCAGACAGTTTCATGGGCAGGCAATGAAGTTGGGGGTGTGTAATGATATGTATGTAACTAGTGGTTTGATTGAAATGTATGGGAATCTTGATGGCATTGATGCTGCAAAATGGGTGGTGGATAATTCCGAGAGGAAGATGAGTTGTGTAGCTTGGACATTGTTGGTTAAGTTGTATATTAAGGAAAAGAAACCTTCTTTAGCTATTAAGTTGTTTAATGAGATGGTTAAGTTGGGTGTTGAGATGGACGCGGTTTTGGTAACTACAGCTATTAGTGCTTGCGTGCTTGAAAGGTCGCTGAAGGATGGTAGGAATGTTCATCAAACGGCTAGGAAACATGGGTTAGAGATGGACGTGTTGGTGAGTAATTCTCTTCTGAAAATGTACGTTGAATGTGGTAGTGTAAAAGATGCTCGTGAGCTCTTTGATCAAATGGCATCACGAGATGCCATTTCATGGACGTCCATCGTTCAAGGGTATGTGAAGAATGGGGAGATAAATGAAGGGTTGAAATTGTTCAGAAAGATGATACTTGAGGACAACATAAAACCGGACGTCGTAGCAATTTCTAGCATTCTTCCAGCTTGCGCAAGAATGGCAGCCCATAAAAATGGAAGGGAGATTCACGGCTACTTGATTAGGAATCAAATTCCGATGAATCTTAAAGTTGAGAATGCTTTGATAGACATGTATGCAAAATCAGGATGGTTGGAGTATGCTTCAATGATATTTTCAAGAATGAATTTCAAAGATATTATTTCGTGGACTGTGATGATATTAGGCTACAGTTTACACGGTCAAGGTAATATTGGAATTGATTTATTTCAGAAAATACCAACAATGGACATAGATGAGATTGGTTATGTTACAGCCCTTTATGCGTGTTGCACATCCCGCTTGGTTGAAGAAGGTATGCATTATTTCAAGTGCATAAAGTCACCTAAACTGGCACATTATGCTTTAATGGTTGCACTTTTATCTCGTGCTGGTAAATTCGACGAAGCAAGAGTCTTTATTGATGAACATGGGATATCGAGGCACACAGAGGTATTAAGAGCATTGATAGATGGATGCAGAATTCATAGGAATCTAACTACGGGGAAAAGATTAATTGAGAAGCTATGTGATTTAGAGCCCCTGATTGCAGATAACTACATTATGATATCAAATTATTATGCACAATATGGGAAATATGATATGGTTAATATGTGGAAAGAGACCATAAGGGACATGGATTTGAAACCAAAGGTTGCATATAGTTGGATAGAGCTTAGAAATAAAATTCACGTCTTTAAAACAGGGGATGTATCGCATCCAAGATCAGAGGGTATATATTGGGAGTTAGAGTGTTTGATGAAGACCTTTGAAAGAGAAGGATTACAATGGGTTCCAGATTTTAGTTTCCATGATATAGATGAAGAACGAGAGTGTATTCCAATTGGTCATAGTGAGTTGTTGGCAATTTCGTTCGGCTTGATTAGTACTAAAAGTGGAGCGCCTGTTCGTGTGACCAAGAATCTTCGTGTTTGTCATGGATGCCATGAGGCTGCAAAGTATATCTCTAAAGTAGTTAACCGAGAGATTATATTGAAGGATCCAAATCGTTTTCACCATTTCAAGAATGGCATTTGCTCTTGCCAGGACTTCTACTAG
- the LOC122596531 gene encoding spermidine hydroxycinnamoyl transferase-like, which yields MRVTTNPPSMVKPSQQSWSGRIALSELDQTGMTTHVPTIYFYARSSENWKSFLQTLINSVATTLVHFYPLAGRLVSTAGGRLELNCNAAGVQFTEAYADVKLADLDDFMRHPIFDQLIPSVDYRHTSLEEMPLLLLQVTRFQCGGWSLGFCISHVVVDGQSALHFLSEWARVCRGEPLGPPPYLDRKVLRAGDPPATSFNKSIEQHAQSSPPPNLLGQSSNENERNKETTVTMLKLTETLVRKLQHQANKNKKSKSSRNFTRYEVVTAHAWRTACKIRNLEPEQPTSIGVCIDIRSRMNPPLPDKYFGNAIIDMIATGTSCEIVSETLGYVSSKIRDAIEKVNDEFVNSVIDFLKNQEDLSKFQDLHLAKDDEGPFYGNPNLGVISWITLPMYGIDFGWGKEIFTGPGTDDAEDGDFLVLRGEEGDGSLILALCLQVRHMEDFRRVLYQSIEED from the coding sequence ATGAGAGTCACTACCAACCCTCCTTCCATGGTCAAACCATCCCAGCAATCATGGTCTGGTCGGATTGCATTATCTGAACTAGACCAGACGGGTATGACCACACATGTCCCTACTATCTACTTCTATGCCAGATCCTCTGAGAACTGGAAGAGTTTCCTACAAACCCTAATAAATTCTGTCGCCACCACGCTTGTCCATTTCTACCCTCTAGCTGGTCGGCTAGTTTCTACCGCTGGTGGCCGTCTGGAACTCAACTGTAATGCGGCCGGTGTACAGTTCACTGAAGCTTATGCAGATGTAAAACTAGCCGACTTAGATGATTTCATGCGGCATCCGATCTTTGATCAACTTATTCCCAGTGTAGATTATCGCCATACATCCCTTGAAGAAATGCCATTGTTGCTTTTACAAGTTACACGATTTCAATGTGGAGGATGGTCTTTGGGGTTTTGTATATCACATGTTGTCGTGGACGGGCAAAGCGCGCTTCATTTTCTGTCAGAATGGGCCAGAGTTTGTCGTGGGGAACCATTGGGTCCACCCCCCTATCTTGACAGAAAAGTTTTGCGTGCTGGTGATCCTCCGGCGACaagttttaacaaaagtattGAACAACATGCACAAAGTAGTCCTCCACCAAACCTTCTAGGTCAGTCTAGCAATGAAAATGAACGCAATAAGGAAACCACCGTAACAATGTTGAAGTTAACTGAAACCTTGGTAAGAAAACTACAACACCAagctaacaaaaacaaaaaatccaaATCCAGTCGTAATTTTACACGTTATGAAGTCGTAACAGCACATGCATGGCGAACAGCATGCAAGATTCGTAATCTTGAACCGGAGCAACCAACTTCAATTGGTGTTTGCATTGACATTAGAAGCCGGATGAATCCACCATTGCCGGATAAGTACTTTGGAAATGCCATCATTGACATGATCGCCACCGGGACTTCCTGTGAGATAGTCTCAGAGACGTTAGGGTATGTTTCAAGCAAGATACGAGACGCAATTGAGAAGGTGAACGATGAGTTTGTGAATTCAGTGATTGATTTCTTGAAGAACCAGGAAGATTTGTCAAAGTTTCAAGATTTGCATTTGGCTAAAGATGATGAAGGGCCATTTTATGGGAACCCAAACCTGGGTGTAATCAGCTGGATAACGTTGCCAATGTATGGTATTGATTTTGGGTGGGGAAAGGAGATTTTCACTGGTCCAGGCACTGACGATGCCGAAGATGGTGATTTCTTGGTTCTTCGTGGGGAAGAAGGAGATGGGTCGTTGATTCTAGCTCTGTGTTTGCAGGTCAGACATATGGAGGATTTCAGAAGAGTGTTATATCAAAGTATTGAAGAAGATTGA
- the LOC122596398 gene encoding omega-amidase, chloroplastic, translated as MRSGSISSFFSTSSLSTLRSSSAVARSTPLPPLRNFKIPVNNNIITRASSSVSIMASSHSPEKARVPPAIDLPLPPISKFKIGLCQLSVTADKERNIRHARLAIEDAAEKGAKLVLLPEIWNSPYANESFPVYAEDIDAGKDSSPSTAMLSDVARSLKITIVGGSIPERCGDKLYNTCCVFDTEGKLKAKHRKIHLFDINIPGKITFEESKTLTAGETPTVVDTDVGRIGIGICYDIRFQELAMLYAARGAHLLCYPGAFNMTTGPLHWELLQRARAADNQLYVATCSPAREAGAGYVAWGHSTLVGPFGEVLATTEHEEATIISEIDYSQLDLRRMNLPLQKQRRGDLYNLVDVQRLNSQ; from the exons ATGAGAAGTGGATCAATTTCCTCCTTCTTTTCCACCTCTTCTCTCTCTACTCTCCGATCATCATCCGCCGTCGCTCGCTCCACACCTCTACCACCGCTACGCAACTTCAAAATTCcagttaataataatataatcacTCGTGCCTCATCATCAGTATCGATTATGGCGTCATCACATAGTCCTGAGAAAGCTAGGGTTCCGCCTGCCATTGATTTGCCCCTCCCTCCTATCTCCAAG TTCAAGATTGGATTATGTCAGTTGTCTGTGACAGCAGACAAGGAGAGAAATATTCGCCATGCTCGTCTAGCAATCGAGGATGCAGCAGAAAAGGGCGCCAAACTTGTTCTTCTGCCT GAAATATGGAACAGTCCGTATGCTAATGAGAGCTTCCCTGTGTATGCGGAGGACATTGATGCTGGGAAAGACTCATCTCCTTCAACTGCAATGTTGTCCGACGTTGCTCGTTCTTTGAAGATCACGATAGTTGGTGGGTCTATACCGGAAAGATGTGGGGACAAGCTGTACAATACATGTTGCGTTTTTGATACTGAAGGAAAGCTGAAAGCGAAACACAGAAAG ATACACCTTTTTGATATCAATATTCCTGGAAAGATTACATTTGAGGAGTCAAAGACTCTGACTGCTGGAGAAACTCCTACTGTTGTGGATACAG ATGTAGGACGCATAGGCATTGGTATCTGCTATGACATCCGATTTCAGGAATTGGCCATGCTATATGCAGCTAGAG GCGCTCACCTACTTTGTTATCCTGGGGCCTTCAACATGACTACTGGTCCACTGCATTGGGAGTTACTACAAAGGGCAAG GGCGGCTGATAATCAG TTATATGTAGCAACTTGCTCTCCTGCTCGAGAAGCTGGAGCTGGGTATGTGGCCTGGGGTCATTCGACCCTTGTTGGACCA TTTGGAGAGGTATTGGCTACTACAGAACACGAAGAGGCAACCATCATATCTGAAATTGATTATTCACAATTAGATCTTAGAAG GATGAATCTCCCACTACAGAAGCAACGCCGTGGTGACCTTTACAACTTGGTTGATGTTCAAAGGTTAAATTCTCAATGA